One stretch of Streptomyces sp. MMBL 11-1 DNA includes these proteins:
- a CDS encoding HAD family hydrolase gives MLSVVENCFSPRTAAFFDLDKTVIAKSSTLTFSKSFYQGGLINRRAVLRTAYAQFVFLAGGADHDQMERMREYLSALCKGWNVQQVKEIVAETLHDLIDPIIYDEAATLIEEHHTAGRDVVIVSTSGAEVVEPIGELLGADRVVATRMVVGDDGCFTGEVEYYAYGPTKAEAVRALAVSEGYDLSRCYAYSDSATDVPMLESVGHPHAVNPDRALRREATLREWPILVFNRPVRLKQRLPAFSMPPRPALVAAAAVGAAAVTAGLVWYASRRRIAGAVPPG, from the coding sequence ATGCTCAGCGTTGTGGAAAACTGCTTCTCGCCGCGCACAGCAGCCTTCTTTGACCTGGACAAGACGGTCATTGCGAAGTCTTCGACGCTGACCTTCAGCAAGTCCTTCTACCAAGGCGGACTGATCAACCGCCGCGCTGTACTGCGCACCGCGTACGCACAGTTTGTGTTCCTCGCCGGGGGCGCCGATCACGACCAGATGGAGCGGATGCGTGAATACCTCTCCGCCCTCTGCAAGGGGTGGAACGTCCAGCAGGTCAAGGAGATCGTCGCCGAGACCCTGCACGACCTGATCGACCCGATCATCTACGACGAGGCCGCCACCCTCATCGAGGAACACCACACAGCGGGGCGTGATGTGGTCATCGTTTCGACCTCGGGCGCCGAAGTCGTCGAGCCCATCGGCGAATTGCTCGGCGCGGACCGCGTAGTCGCCACGCGCATGGTCGTCGGCGACGACGGCTGCTTCACGGGCGAGGTCGAGTACTACGCCTACGGGCCGACCAAGGCCGAGGCCGTGAGGGCGCTCGCGGTCTCGGAGGGGTACGACCTTTCGCGCTGCTACGCCTACAGCGACTCCGCGACCGATGTACCGATGCTGGAGTCGGTCGGCCACCCGCACGCGGTCAACCCCGACCGCGCGCTGCGCCGCGAAGCGACCCTTCGCGAGTGGCCGATTCTCGTCTTCAATCGCCCGGTCCGGCTCAAGCAGCGGCTGCCCGCCTTCTCGATGCCGCCCCGTCCCGCCCTCGTGGCGGCGGCCGCGGTCGGCGCGGCGGCGGTCACCGCAGGGCTGGTCTGGTACGCCAGCCGTCGGCGCATCGCCGGCGCCGTCCCGCCCGGGTGA
- a CDS encoding TadA family conjugal transfer-associated ATPase, which translates to MTDELLDAVRQRLARSGAAPTPAGVAAALRAQGRLLGDAEVLGAAAELRGELVGTGVLESLLADPEVTDVLVSAPDRVWEDRGGGLQLTGVTFPDAAAVRRLAQRLAAMAGRRLDDARPWVDARLPDGTRMHAVLPPVSVGSTCLSLRVVRPRAFSLAELVDAGTVPPGGDRILRALVEARISYVISGGTGAGKTTLLASLLGAVGANERIVLAEDSAELRPDHPHVVRLESRPANQEGAGRVTLRDLVRQALRMRPDRLVVGEVRGAEVTELLAALNTGHEGGCGTVHANAAEHVPARLEALGTAAGLDRAALHSQLAAALSVVVHLVRDRAGQRRVAEVHVLERDAAGLVLTAPALSWGIGGFVPERGWERLRSLIGGAL; encoded by the coding sequence ATGACGGACGAACTGCTCGACGCCGTACGCCAGCGGCTGGCACGAAGCGGTGCCGCTCCCACCCCGGCCGGGGTGGCCGCCGCCCTGCGGGCGCAGGGGCGGTTGCTGGGGGACGCCGAGGTGCTCGGGGCCGCGGCAGAGCTGCGCGGCGAACTCGTCGGCACGGGAGTTCTGGAGTCGTTGCTCGCGGATCCGGAGGTGACCGATGTTCTGGTCTCCGCGCCGGACCGGGTGTGGGAGGACCGGGGCGGTGGGCTCCAGCTGACGGGCGTCACCTTCCCGGACGCGGCGGCGGTGCGGAGGCTGGCCCAGCGTCTCGCCGCGATGGCCGGCAGGAGGTTGGACGACGCACGGCCCTGGGTGGACGCACGACTGCCTGACGGCACACGGATGCACGCCGTGCTGCCCCCGGTGTCCGTCGGCTCGACCTGCCTCTCCCTGCGGGTGGTTCGGCCACGGGCCTTCTCGCTGGCGGAGTTGGTGGACGCGGGCACGGTGCCGCCGGGTGGAGACCGGATCCTGCGGGCCCTCGTGGAAGCGCGGATCTCCTATGTGATCAGCGGCGGCACCGGGGCGGGCAAGACGACGCTCCTCGCCAGTCTGCTGGGCGCCGTCGGCGCGAACGAGAGGATCGTGCTCGCCGAGGACTCCGCCGAGCTGCGGCCGGACCATCCGCATGTGGTCCGCCTGGAGTCCCGTCCGGCCAATCAGGAGGGTGCGGGCCGGGTGACGCTGCGGGATCTGGTGCGGCAGGCCCTGCGCATGCGGCCCGACCGGTTGGTGGTCGGAGAGGTGCGGGGTGCTGAAGTCACTGAGCTGCTGGCCGCGTTGAACACCGGACACGAAGGTGGGTGCGGCACCGTCCACGCCAACGCCGCCGAGCATGTACCGGCCCGGCTGGAGGCTCTGGGCACCGCGGCCGGTCTCGACCGGGCGGCCCTGCACAGCCAGTTGGCGGCAGCGCTCTCGGTGGTCGTGCATCTCGTGCGGGACCGCGCGGGGCAACGGCGGGTGGCCGAGGTGCACGTTCTGGAGCGGGACGCGGCGGGTCTGGTCCTGACCGCTCCGGCCCTGAGCTGGGGCATCGGCGGATTTGTTCCGGAGCGGGGATGGGAACGGCTGCGGTCGCTGATCGGGGGTGCGCTGTGA
- the ssd gene encoding septum site-determining protein Ssd, which produces MAGSIAGEGAAVTEGRRGGPLIVTEDVELLDDLLRLCAAAGAEPEVHHGPPGRRGGWERAPMVLVGDDAAARCRGAGRRKGVMLVGRDQDDPDVWRRAVEIGAEYVLRLPDSESWLVDQIANAAEGVGRPALTVGVMGGRGGSGASTLACALAVSAARSGGRTMLIDADPLGGGIDVLLGGERAEGMRWPDFAQSKGRLGGGALEDSLPALHGLRVLSWGRDDEVVIPPQAMRAVLAAARRLGGVVVVDLPRRVDEGVAEALAQLDLGLLVVPGELRAVAAARRVAATAGMVLDDLRVVPRGPYASGLDGRWVARALGLPLVGELPPEPGLLVSQDEGTPPGGSARGPLARFCSAFWEQVAAAGDTSPVPGPPGGGTA; this is translated from the coding sequence GTGGCTGGATCCATCGCAGGAGAAGGGGCGGCGGTCACCGAGGGGCGGCGCGGAGGCCCGCTGATCGTGACGGAGGACGTGGAACTGCTCGACGACCTGCTGCGGCTGTGCGCGGCGGCCGGAGCCGAGCCAGAAGTTCATCACGGGCCGCCCGGGCGTCGGGGCGGCTGGGAGCGGGCTCCGATGGTGCTGGTGGGAGATGACGCCGCCGCGCGTTGTCGGGGCGCGGGCCGCCGGAAGGGGGTGATGCTGGTGGGCCGGGACCAGGACGACCCGGACGTGTGGCGGCGCGCGGTGGAGATCGGGGCCGAATATGTGCTGCGACTGCCTGATTCCGAGAGCTGGCTCGTCGATCAGATCGCCAACGCCGCCGAAGGTGTGGGACGCCCCGCGCTCACCGTCGGCGTGATGGGCGGCAGGGGCGGCTCCGGCGCGTCGACGCTGGCCTGTGCCCTCGCCGTGAGTGCGGCGAGGTCCGGTGGGCGGACGATGCTGATCGACGCCGACCCGCTGGGAGGCGGGATCGACGTCCTGCTCGGCGGCGAACGCGCCGAAGGCATGCGGTGGCCGGATTTCGCGCAGTCGAAGGGCCGTCTCGGGGGCGGGGCCCTTGAGGACTCGCTGCCCGCGCTCCACGGGCTGCGGGTGCTGAGTTGGGGCCGGGACGACGAGGTGGTGATCCCGCCGCAGGCGATGCGTGCGGTGCTGGCAGCCGCCCGGAGACTCGGCGGTGTGGTGGTCGTGGACCTCCCGCGCCGGGTCGACGAGGGCGTCGCCGAAGCATTGGCCCAACTCGATCTCGGCCTGCTCGTGGTGCCGGGCGAACTGCGCGCGGTAGCAGCGGCCAGGCGCGTCGCGGCGACGGCCGGAATGGTGTTGGACGACCTGCGGGTGGTGCCCAGGGGGCCGTATGCGTCAGGTCTGGACGGGCGATGGGTCGCCCGGGCCCTCGGCCTGCCGCTCGTCGGCGAACTTCCGCCGGAGCCGGGCCTTCTGGTCTCCCAGGACGAGGGCACCCCGCCCGGCGGCAGTGCCCGGGGCCCGCTGGCCCGGTTCTGCTCGGCCTTCTGGGAACAGGTAGCGGCGGCCGGTGACACAAGCCCCGTGCCCGGCCCGCCCGGGGGAGGGACGGCATGA